In Alosa alosa isolate M-15738 ecotype Scorff River chromosome 19, AALO_Geno_1.1, whole genome shotgun sequence, a genomic segment contains:
- the si:ch211-168d23.3 gene encoding BRD4-interacting chromatin-remodeling complex-associated protein has translation MEDEDGTCLLDVLCDPQALNDFLHGASELENEDLLISSASGEPPLFTDAPSPVSLLADDPNCQDAPAAGCVDLSFLEEALLESPEPRADDAGLEEEAQGGLLGPGCEEEPEEEPEEDGAACDILQQSLQEADITEQTLALEAGLAPPTDSSLSLYQPGALLPSPPVPYLTKPLTISTATSALPRDTQAVVEPPQPSLLAVGPGCPSLKPVAPQFMGLLPGHVFPAPSPETNFSLSPVQGSSMLIQKTVPSITGRPMLAPTVRANASTAAAAVAAPGILFQRGPLPIQPKLPVSIQPRLVQISPKPTAGQKPAQAGLTFVPGTTSSNILVTSPPVGPKQAAQSQPTTSLPKPVSLQLLNQAGSFVIQPRGLFQGQNQFLLPGQTPMTIAQPACTTQQLLTQASAQRHPSVQGGPPTAGPLVDSSQILTVPQRQLNFGPVFTTPSGQLALRQGTLLSGPLQLQSAPPAVFQVPAQLAGAYAPQGQGQHCPTVVHNPALGNHITLINSSAMLGPEMTSISIVNGPSVVQGLPFGPPAHRETAQPLRLPQASVLLLPERPVPEERPPEELLQLASSGQLVPPVPLHSSSMAAGMQPSSTPPVVTLLQPMPDTPQALELSASPLTSTLMHQPEIQHEKEGRQSPVNHIFIQHLQQQTLKPLIPCTDPLATSLPAQVTTYPSPQTSMVEAHPAPTPPPTLPPQAEPLTMTPERTAMAAPVHSGSSPSDMLSSPPPVQASLETCVSEFSVALNEHSSESLCGATGQISPQVSVVSAVCSSLSPLPIGGTEGPMQQQLVSHPAPEGLKPDAPQLSASAQHQIPHSIETAVPPVSSRDSREVFCPRPQRLQLLGTQGYNLCAQTSASLTPKTQESKTQMPVLQSFETEEPLTQAIRRHRIQLQVCSDHKAVLNPQPQHPFVTLEDAVRHLLPYHTCAGRFPSQKDFNSVDEQFEAASAFLFNCTKNMQNKYRQLLLAEAQQDSPSAEMVMLERLFLQSERFALGEERRKARRDPESFLMSLRKSSPHNKASSTPVSRGALVSPSSPPAWALHSDRPPGLKTYQSSSRGTLRLTIKHESGLRKVVHNSACEPANAAPSGHKRHYSRQLVNGGDKPSEEGHEGPSRTLFSGAVPQERSNGLQSSLPTPEVQLRPLHSNSVSLVRTALEPQLDEPPHKKHVSPKSLGPTITPPLPEPCGSRLKLTRLESPPAHLESPGPAPPPPPPHVPSLQEDNALSEHLQSAIDSILELQRLQGSSLGQARLPQGPGLEQPIGSMLQGRL, from the exons ATGGAGGATGAAGATGGCACTTGTTTACTTGATGTGTTATG TGATCCCCAAGCCCTAAATGACTTCCTCCACGGAGCCAGTGAG CTGGAGAATGAGGACCTGCTCATTAGCTCTGCCTCAGGGGAGCCCCCCCTCTTCACAGACGCCCCG aGCCCTGTTTCACTCTTGGCAGATGACCCAAATTGTCAGGACGCACCAGCCGCAGGATGCGTGGACCTGTCCTTCCTGGAGGAGGCGCTTCTGGAGTCCCCAGAGCCCCGAGCCGACGATGCAGGCCTCGAAGAGGAAGCCCAGGGAGGGCTGCTGGGGCCGGGCTGTGAGGAGGAGCCGGAGGAGGAGCCGGAGGAGGACGGGGCAGCCTGTGACATCCTGCAGCAGAGCCTCCAGGAGGCTGACATCACCGAGCAGACGCTTGCGCTCGAGGCGGGACTGGCACCGCCGACAGACTCCTCGCTGTCCCTCTACCAGCCTGGTGCCCTGCTGCCGTCGCCCCCGGTTCCGTACCTCACCAAGCCCCTTACCATCTCGACTGCCACCTCTGCCTTGCCAAGGGATACTCAGGCGGTCGTCGAGCCGCCCCAGCCGTCCTTACTCGCAGTGGGCCCAGGATGCCCTTCTCTTAAGCCTGTTGCGCCGCAGTTTATGGGGCTGCTGCCTGGACACGTGTTCCCGGCGCCATCCCCAGAGACCAACTTCTCCCTGAGTCCAGTGCAGGGATCCAGCATGCTCATCCAGAAGACCGTCCCCAGTATCACAGGGCGCCCCATGCTGGCTCCAACTGTCAGGGCCAACgcaagcacagcagcagcagcagtagcagcccCCGGGATCCTGTTCCAGAGAGGCCCTCTGCCAATTCAGCCCAAGCTCCCGGTCAGCATCCAGCCTCGCCTGGTGCAGATAAGCCCCAAGCCCACTGCTGGACAAAAGCCCGCGCAAGCCGGCCTCACGTTCGTTCCCGGGACCACGTCATCCAACATCTTGGTGACATCTCCTCCTGTAGGACCAAAGCAAGCGGCTCAGTCTCAGCCCACCACCAGCCTTCCCAAACCAGTCAGCCTTCAGCTGCTCAACCAGGCCGGCTCCTTCGTCATCCAGCCGCGCGGGCTCTTCCAGGGACAGAACCAGTTCCTACTTCCTGGTCAGACTCCCATGACCATAGCCCAGCCAGCATGTACAACTCAACAGCTTCTCACCCAGGCCAGCGCTCAGAGGCACCCCTCTGTACAGGGCGGCCCTCCAACAGCAGGACCCCTGGTGGACAGCTCCCAGATCCTAACGGTCCCCCAGAGACAGCTGAACTTTGGCCCCGTGTTCACCACTCCCAGCGGGCAGCTTGCTCTCAGACAGGGGACCCTCCTCTCAGGGCCCCTGCAGTTGCAGTCGGCGCCCCCTGCTGTTTTCCAGGTGCCTGCACAGCTGGCCGGGGCTTACGCACCACAGGGTCAGGGCCAGCATTGTCCCACGGTGGTCCACAACCCGGCACTGGGGAACCACATCACGCTCATCAACAGCTCGGCCATGCTGGGCCCGGAGATGACCTCCATCTCCATAGTGAACGGCCCCTCGGTGGTGCAGGGGCTTCCGTTCGGCCCACCGGCCCATCGAGAGACGGCGCAGCCACTGAGACTGCCCCAGGCCTCTGTCCTGCTCCTGCCAGAGAGACCAGTCCCAGAGGAGAGGCCACCAGAGGAGCTACTCCAACTCGCATCG AGTGGACAGCTTGTCCCTCCTGTGCCCCTGCACTCCTCGTCCATGGCAGCGGGGATGCAGCCTAGCAGCACTCCGCCAGTGGTCACTCTACTGCAGCCGATGCCGGACACTCCACAGGCTCTTGAACTGTCTGCATCCCCACTAACCAGCACTCTCATGCATCAGCCTGAGATCCAGCATGAGAAAGAGGGCAGACAGAGTCCCGTTAATCACATTTTTATTCAACATTTGCAACAG CAAACGCTTAAGCCTCTGATCCCTTGCACTGACCCCCTGGCTACCTCTTTGCCTGCGCAAGTCACCACCTACCCCTCGCCTCAAACCAGCATGGTCGAGGCCCATCCTGCCCCGACGCCTCCTCCCACTCTCCCGCCACAAGCAGAGCCTCTCACCATGACCCCAGAGCGGACAGCAATGGCCGCTCCAGTGCACAGTGGGTCCTCCCCCAGTGACATGCTGTCTTCACCCCCGCCTGTCCAGGCCTCGTTGGAAACCTGCGTGTCGGAGTTCTCTGTGGCCCTTAACGAGCATTCCTCTGAGTCTCTGTGTGGAGCGACTGGCCAGATAAGCCCACAAGTCTCTGTTGTGAGTGCAGTGTGCAGCAGCCTGTCGCCCCTGCCCATTGGTGGGACAGAAGGTCCCATGCAGCAGCAGCTGGTCTCTCATCCAGCGCCTGAAGGCCTTAAGCCCGACGCTCCGCAGCTCAGTGCCTCGGCTCAGCACCAGATTCCACACAGCA TTGAAACTGCAGTCCCTCCAGTGTCCAGCAGAGACAGCAGAGAAGTGTTCTGCCCCAGACCCCAACGCCTTCAGCTCTTAGGGACTCAAGGCTACAACCTGTGTGCCCAGACATCAGCATCTCTAACCCCAAAAACACAAGAGTCAAAGACACAG ATGCCTGTTCTTCAATCATTTGAGACAGAGGAGCCACTCACACAGGCAATTCGTAGGCACAG GATTCAGCTGCAAGTGTGTTCAGACCACAAAGCAGTTCTGAACCCCCAGCCACAGCATCCATTTGTGACGTTAGAGGACGCTGTGAGACATCTACTGCCATACCACACATGTGCAGGGAGGTTTCCCAGTCAAAAAGACTTCAACTCAG TTGATGAACAGTTTGAAGCGGCATCAGCATTTCTCTTCAATTGCACCAAGAACATGCAGAACAAATACAGACAGCTGCTGCTGGCAGAGGCTCAG CAAGACAGCCCCTCCGCAGAGATGGTCATGTTGGAGAGGCTGTTCCTGCAGTCTGAGAGGTTTGCactgggagaggagaggcgcaAAGCACGGAGAGATCCAG AATCCTTCCTTATGTCCCTGAGAAAGAGCTCTCCTCATAACAAGGCCTCCTCCACTCCTGTGTCCCGTGGGGCGCTGGTCAGTCCTTCGTCCCCTCCGGCATGGGCTCTCCACTCCGACCGGCCGCCGGGCCTGAAGACGTACCAGTCCAGCAGTCGGGGAACACTGCGGCTCACCATCAAACACGAGTCGGGCTTACGTAAGGTGGTCCACAATTCCGCCTGCGAGCCCGCAAATGCTGCCCCCTCTGGACACAAGCGGCACTACAGCAGGCAGCTGGTTAATGGTGGCGACAAACCGAGTGAGGAGGGTCATGAAGGACCCTCAAGGACCCTTTTCTCTGGAGCTGTGCCACAGGAGAGGTCAAACGGACTCCAGTCCTCTCTCCCAACCCCAGAGGTCCAGTTGAGGCCTCTGCACTCAAACAGTGTCTCGCTGGTACGGACAGCACTGGAGCCGCAGCTGGACGAGCCCCCCCACAAAAAGCATGTCAGCCCCAAGTCTCTGGGTCCCACCATCACTCCGCCGCTCCCAGAGCCGTGTGGCTCTAGACTCAAACTGACCCGGCTGGAGTCCCCGCCGGCTCATCTGGAGAGCCCCGGTCCAGCTCCTccgcctccccctccccacgtCCCATCTCTGCAGGAGGACAATGCCCTGAGCGAGCATCTGCAGAGTGCCATTGACAGCATCTTGGAGCTGCAGAGGCTACAGGGGTCTAGCCTGGGGCAGGCGCGGCTCCCCCAGGGACCTGGCCTGGAACAGCCCATCGGCAGTATGCTGCAGGGCCGACTCTGA